The genomic window GTAGGGGCAGATCCAATCGTCCGGCACCGCCCGCCCGCTGAACTGCCGTGCGGCGGAGCGCTCGCCGTGCCGGGCGAGCATCGGGTTGGCCGAGCCGGTCCAGGCCACGTCCCGCTCGACGATGGAATCGCGCATCCGCTCGTAGCGGCCCTCGGCCCGCAGGCGCTCGAACTGGTCGTGCAGGTTGAACACCAGCACCGGATTCTCGAAGCGGCGCGCCTTGCGGCTCGCTCCCGGATGCAGCCCGACGATGAAGAAACCCTCGCCGCCGAGGCTCATGGAGAAGTGCATGTCGTCCGGATCGGCCGAAACCCGTGGGTCCTGGGGATGGCCGAGCCCGCTGTCGCGGTCGGACAGCGACTGCATCCGCTGCCACAGGGCGGCCTCGAACGCCTCCTCCGAGAGGCGGCGCGGTTCCTCGAACACCACGGCGAAGCTCTGGAACCGGTCGCGGCGGGCGCGATAGCGGCAGATGAAGGCCAGCAGCGCCGGGTAGATCCGCCCGTCGTCGCGGTCGGAGGCGATGTCGCGGGCAACCAGCACCTTGATCTGCCCGCGGGACAGGGCGGATTTGGCGCCGACGCAGGGGAAGGGCTGCTGGCGGATGAAGTGCCGAAAGCGTTCGGCCAGGGGGTGACCGGCATCGTCGGTAGGCAGAAGCATGACACCTCGTGCGAAGCGGGCAAGCGGATGCGGCGAAGCGGGTTCTCGGCCCGAGTCGGCAGCCGGGATGTGAGGAGATTCGGCCGTCCGCAGTCGGCCGGCCCTCGGAGAAGATGAACTGCGCGGAAAACCGCAGGACCAATCCATTGTTCCGCTGCCGCTGGGGATAACCGTAAAACTACAGTGGTTATCTCTTCTGCGGTCTTCTTGTGTGTCCGCGACATCGTGGCGCAGAATGTTCGAAATCGCGCGCAAAGACTTCCTGTCTGGGTTCAGGATTCGATCTCGTAGTGGATCGGCTTGAAGGAGAAGTTGTTGGATTGCAGGGCCGAGCAGGCCGTCAGGCCGACGACGAGGTCGGTTTCGGCGACGAAGCTCACCCGGTCGCCGGCTTGGCTGAGCGGCGGACGTACGGCGATTTCGCCGCTCTGCCCGTCGACGGTGACGTGCATGAACACGTTGAAGGCGACGGGGATCCGGTCCGGCGCGATCCCGTAGGGTGCCAGTGCCTCGGCGAGATTGCCGAAGCAGCCGCGGTGCGGATGCTCGTCGCCGTAGATGATCCGGAAGGTGTCGGCCGAGCAGGGCGTGAGCAGGAAGTCGTGGCGTCCCACCGTGTCCTCCACGATGCGCAGCAGCACGTTGGAGCGGTTGGAGTAGATCGGGTCGCCCGTCGTGAGGAAGATGCGCGAGGCGTAATCGATGGTGCGGCCCGAGGAGATGGCCTCGTCGAGGTCGTCCCGGCGGAAGGCGACGAGGTCGGCCACCTGCTCGCCCTGCGGATCGATCACGGTGAGACGCTGGCCGCGGTCCAGGGTGAAGGCGGTCCCCGAGCGCGGCGGGATCTCGTGGCGCGCGGCGGTCTGGCTCATCGAATGGGGTCTCCTCGAAGCGGGCGCTGCCCGCGGGTCTGCGTGGGTCGGCGGCGGAGCAGGCTTGGCCGCAGCGTTGGCGCGACAGGGGATCAGACGAGGGAGTTGTCGGGTTCCCGCCCCGTGTGAGCGTTCCGGCCGCAGCGCCTGCCTCGCCCTCGCCGCGGACACGCTCGGCGGGGCGGGGCCGTGGCTCGGCCTCGCGGTGTTCACGGTGGTATTGGCAGCATTCTCACCGCGTCGCCTCGCGTTCCGATCCGCCGGAGGCGGGCTCGG from Methylorubrum populi includes these protein-coding regions:
- the gntA gene encoding guanitoxin biosynthesis heme-dependent pre-guanitoxin N-hydroxylase GntA gives rise to the protein MLLPTDDAGHPLAERFRHFIRQQPFPCVGAKSALSRGQIKVLVARDIASDRDDGRIYPALLAFICRYRARRDRFQSFAVVFEEPRRLSEEAFEAALWQRMQSLSDRDSGLGHPQDPRVSADPDDMHFSMSLGGEGFFIVGLHPGASRKARRFENPVLVFNLHDQFERLRAEGRYERMRDSIVERDVAWTGSANPMLARHGERSAARQFSGRAVPDDWICPYRRRENAPEWDAQQVAADLRSGAFVAGQMEG
- a CDS encoding urea carboxylase-associated family protein, which translates into the protein MSQTAARHEIPPRSGTAFTLDRGQRLTVIDPQGEQVADLVAFRRDDLDEAISSGRTIDYASRIFLTTGDPIYSNRSNVLLRIVEDTVGRHDFLLTPCSADTFRIIYGDEHPHRGCFGNLAEALAPYGIAPDRIPVAFNVFMHVTVDGQSGEIAVRPPLSQAGDRVSFVAETDLVVGLTACSALQSNNFSFKPIHYEIES